A window of the Aquimarina spinulae genome harbors these coding sequences:
- a CDS encoding sugar O-acetyltransferase, with the protein MTEKEKMLAGESYDTRDPELIEMYHNARKLMQVYNALDSTDTEGKKQTLSDLLGHIGDGAWIESPFFCDYGVHISVGENTVINTNCMFIDDNTITIGKNGLIAPFVQIYTAKHPVKASDRIQKSGNAPFTTLTSPVKIGDNVWIGGNSVILPGVTIGDNVTIGAGSVVTKDIPDNTLAFGNPCAIIKTI; encoded by the coding sequence ATGACCGAAAAAGAAAAAATGTTGGCTGGTGAATCCTATGATACGAGAGATCCAGAATTAATCGAAATGTATCATAATGCAAGAAAATTAATGCAGGTATACAATGCTCTGGATTCTACAGATACTGAAGGTAAAAAACAAACACTATCAGATTTATTAGGCCATATTGGAGATGGTGCATGGATCGAATCACCTTTTTTTTGTGATTATGGAGTACATATTTCTGTGGGAGAAAACACAGTAATAAATACCAATTGCATGTTTATCGATGATAATACAATAACCATTGGAAAAAATGGATTAATTGCACCTTTTGTTCAGATATATACTGCAAAGCATCCTGTAAAAGCTTCTGATAGAATACAAAAATCTGGTAATGCTCCCTTCACCACATTAACGAGTCCTGTAAAAATTGGAGATAATGTATGGATCGGTGGAAACAGCGTTATATTACCCGGAGTTACTATCGGTGACAATGTTACCATAGGAGCAGGTTCTGTAGTAACCAAAGATATTCCTGATAATACATTAGCTTTTGGAAATCCATGTGCAATCATAAAAACCATATAA
- a CDS encoding SemiSWEET family transporter: MNFLQSIPESVFEIIGFSIGFFVCVITAIQIIKEYKSKQSSSLSPGYVMGWLFVYSFWAIYGLRFEAIALWTTNSLALFLQIGLCIIVFKKNKKNKYV; this comes from the coding sequence ATGAACTTTTTACAATCTATACCAGAATCAGTATTTGAAATTATCGGTTTTTCTATTGGTTTTTTTGTTTGCGTTATAACTGCTATTCAAATTATTAAAGAATATAAATCAAAGCAATCTAGTAGTCTTTCACCTGGCTATGTTATGGGTTGGCTATTTGTGTATTCATTTTGGGCTATCTATGGCCTTCGATTTGAAGCAATCGCTTTATGGACAACCAATAGCCTCGCATTATTCTTGCAAATCGGTTTATGTATCATAGTTTTTAAGAAAAATAAAAAAAATAAGTATGTCTAA
- a CDS encoding Gfo/Idh/MocA family protein, whose protein sequence is MSKIKIGIIGYGNWVKDAYIPALTYDGRANIVAISAKSDTTIAAIKSQFGDTIDIYNNYEDLLHSPSIDAIMIAVPDALHGKIVMKALDSGKAIFYEPPIGHTRDLIPKVLKKLVNASQITHADLELGLIPVIAKAAELIKNEAIGKIQTATIDLRSNWGPEPDQDITNINRLSLWYVHVLNIVLNATPNRVLIMDGYGTNGRRQSRSSGFFDYNGIWGELKVNIDSVDKLVITVEIIGSKGDIQIDILTGELKLRTKETSLIEYFPALQPYADWPGMRESITHFLDAIESGNPSFANAHLVAELQAIGMASEESKDTGNWAVVKSMVP, encoded by the coding sequence ATGTCTAAAATAAAGATAGGAATCATAGGCTATGGCAACTGGGTCAAAGATGCTTATATACCTGCTCTTACATATGATGGCAGGGCCAATATCGTTGCCATCTCTGCAAAAAGTGATACTACCATCGCGGCTATCAAATCACAATTTGGAGATACCATAGATATATATAACAATTACGAAGATTTACTACATTCGCCTTCGATCGATGCCATAATGATTGCTGTACCTGATGCCTTGCATGGTAAAATTGTGATGAAAGCCTTAGATTCTGGCAAAGCTATCTTTTATGAACCTCCTATTGGGCATACCAGAGATTTGATCCCCAAAGTGCTAAAAAAGTTAGTAAATGCTTCACAAATCACACATGCCGATTTAGAACTAGGGCTTATTCCTGTTATAGCAAAAGCTGCAGAACTCATAAAAAATGAAGCTATTGGAAAAATCCAAACTGCAACTATTGATTTAAGATCTAATTGGGGACCAGAACCTGATCAGGATATAACAAATATCAATCGCTTATCACTCTGGTATGTTCATGTCCTTAACATAGTACTAAATGCCACTCCAAACCGGGTTCTTATTATGGATGGTTATGGAACCAATGGAAGAAGACAAAGTCGAAGTTCTGGTTTTTTTGATTATAACGGTATTTGGGGTGAGCTAAAAGTTAATATAGATAGTGTAGATAAACTGGTAATTACGGTAGAGATTATTGGCAGTAAAGGAGATATCCAAATAGATATTTTAACAGGAGAACTGAAATTAAGAACTAAAGAAACATCTTTAATAGAATATTTCCCTGCATTGCAGCCTTATGCAGATTGGCCTGGAATGAGAGAATCGATTACTCATTTTTTAGATGCAATAGAAAGTGGGAATCCTAGTTTTGCAAATGCACATCTGGTCGCAGAGTTACAAGCCATAGGAATGGCTTCTGAAGAATCTAAAGATACAGGAAACTGGGCTGTAGTAAAAAGCATGGTACCTTAG
- a CDS encoding Crp/Fnr family transcriptional regulator: MKKIISSIKSMYAVSDASIATLTSKMTKLHLPKKHVLIKSGIVDKNYYFIEKGLTRSYCIIDGEEATTWFSKEGELAFSMLSCYENKPGFEYVDLLEDSIIYAIPVHELNLLYKTNIEIANWSRIAHQKAFLDLELRHIALATQSAKERYDTFTKEKSDLFKRVKLGYIASFLGVTQVTLSRLRAKQHFLT, translated from the coding sequence GTGAAAAAAATTATATCTAGTATAAAAAGTATGTATGCTGTAAGCGATGCTTCTATAGCCACTTTAACCAGTAAAATGACAAAACTACATCTTCCTAAAAAGCATGTACTTATTAAAAGTGGGATCGTTGATAAGAATTATTATTTCATAGAAAAAGGGTTGACTCGTTCTTATTGTATTATTGATGGAGAAGAAGCTACTACCTGGTTTAGTAAAGAAGGAGAATTAGCATTTTCTATGTTAAGTTGTTACGAAAATAAACCGGGATTCGAATATGTAGATTTATTAGAAGATTCTATTATATACGCTATTCCCGTACATGAATTAAACTTATTATACAAAACCAATATTGAAATTGCGAATTGGTCCAGAATAGCACATCAAAAAGCATTTCTTGATCTAGAATTACGACACATTGCCCTGGCTACACAGTCTGCCAAAGAACGTTATGATACTTTTACTAAAGAGAAATCTGACTTATTTAAACGTGTAAAGCTAGGCTATATCGCCTCTTTTTTGGGAGTTACTCAAGTTACTTTAAGTAGATTAAGAGCTAAACAACATTTTTTAACATAG
- a CDS encoding LytR/AlgR family response regulator transcription factor has product MITTVIIDDEPNAIELLQGYIKKLSFVECIRSFRNPIEALVFLKECDVDLIFLDINMPQLSGISFIKTLEKSPKIILTTAYSEYAVESYEYQVADYLLKPISFERFLKAVLKIKDTIEEPKSEEVANDIIYIKSGQQQFKTNIDDILYLQKDGNYISYMTKDKNILARQSIKNALDELGNKFIQIHKSTIINVNHISAFDSHSVTINGTKLSIGQSYKVAFQSYVKST; this is encoded by the coding sequence ATGATTACCACTGTAATTATAGATGATGAACCTAATGCTATAGAGCTATTACAAGGTTATATCAAAAAGTTATCTTTTGTAGAATGCATTCGTAGTTTTAGAAATCCTATTGAAGCATTGGTATTTTTAAAAGAGTGCGATGTAGATTTAATATTTCTGGATATTAATATGCCTCAATTATCGGGGATTTCTTTTATAAAAACACTAGAAAAATCTCCTAAAATTATATTAACCACAGCGTATTCTGAGTATGCCGTAGAGAGTTATGAATATCAGGTTGCTGATTATTTATTAAAACCCATTTCATTTGAACGTTTTCTGAAAGCAGTACTTAAAATTAAAGATACTATTGAAGAACCAAAATCAGAAGAAGTAGCTAATGACATCATCTATATAAAAAGTGGCCAACAACAATTTAAAACCAATATCGATGATATTTTATATCTTCAAAAAGATGGTAATTATATAAGCTATATGACTAAAGATAAAAATATTCTCGCCAGGCAATCAATTAAAAATGCCCTGGATGAATTAGGAAATAAGTTTATCCAGATTCATAAATCAACAATTATTAATGTAAATCATATTTCGGCTTTTGATTCTCATTCGGTAACAATTAATGGTACTAAATTATCAATCGGACAATCCTATAAAGTAGCCTTTCAAAGCTATGTGAAATCTACATAA